The following proteins come from a genomic window of Clupea harengus chromosome 22, Ch_v2.0.2, whole genome shotgun sequence:
- the sdr16c5a gene encoding short chain dehydrogenase/reductase family 16C, member 5a codes for MNFLLETLQLIVLSIYYNVEAIIKFCIPSKKKNVTGEIVLITGAGSGIGRLIALEFARMDVALVLWDISEEGMKETTRLSKERGASRIHYYLCDCSDKTEVYRVAEQVKREVGDISILINNAGIVTGKKFMDAPDHLIEKTIEVNTMSHFWTNKAFLPAMVKNNHGHLVTISSSAGLIGVNGLADYCASKFAAIGFAESVALELIATGKDGVKTTIVCPYFINTGMFDGCSTKWPTLLPILDPNYVAKKVVEAILTDQTYLMLPKSMYLLMALKSFLPHKQSVILGMYLGAFNFMDTFQGRQKKRI; via the exons ATGAATTTCTTGTTGGAGACACTTCAGCTGATAGTCTTGTCCATCTATTATAATGTAGAGGCTATCATCAAGTTCTGCATCCCATCAAAGAAGAAAAATGTGACTGGAGAAATAGTCCTGATCACTGGGGCAGGCAGTGGGATTGGGAGATTGATCGCGCTGGAGTTCGCCAGAATGGATGTTGCTCTTGTTCTTTGGGATATTAGCGAAGAGGGTATGAAGGAGACTACCCGTCTgtcgaaagagagaggggcctCACGTATCCACTACTACCTGTGTGACTGCAGCGACAAAACCGAAGTGTATCGAGTCGCAGAGCAG GttaagagagaggtgggggacaTCAGCATTCTCATCAACAATGCTGGAATTGTGACTGGCAAGAAGTTTATGGATGCACCAGATCATCTCATTGAGAAAACCATCGAGGTCAACACTATGTCACACTTTTGG ACCAATAAAGCATTTCTTCCAGCAATGGTAAAGAACAACCATGGGCATTTGGTCACCATCTCCAGTTCGGCTGGCCTGATAGGTGTGAATGGACTGGCAG ATTACTGTGCTAGCAAATTTGCTGCCATTGGCTTTGCAGAGTCCGTAGCTCTGGAGCTAATAGCCACAGGCAAAGATGGGGTGAAGACTACGATCGTGTGCCCGTACTTCATCAACACGGGCATGTTCGACGGGTGCAGTACCAA GTGGCCCACTCTGTTGCCAATCCTGGATCCAAACTATGTGGCCAAGAAAGTGGTGGAGGCCATTTTAACTGATCAAACTTACCTCATGCTGCCCAAGAGCATGTATTTATTAATGGCCTTAAAAAG CTTTTTACCACACAAGCAAAGTGTCATCCTCGGAATGTACCTGGGAGCCTTCAATTTTATGGACACGTTCCAAGGACGCCAGAAGAAACGGATTTAA